In one Pseudarthrobacter oxydans genomic region, the following are encoded:
- a CDS encoding aldo/keto reductase, with amino-acid sequence MTLSPTLTFNDGNTIPQLGYGVWQVEDGVAEKVVRQAFEAGYRHIDTAKIYGNEAGVGRAIASSGLSPEQLFITTKLWNADQGYESTLAAFEESMDRLGLETLDLYLIHWMQPKQDKYVDTWKALIELQKRGRVKSIGVSNFTVEGLQRLIDETGVVPAIHQIELHPYFSQRELREFGAANGILTQAWSPLGQGGELLDDGTVASIAAKHGATPAQVVIAWHLAIGNVVIPKSVTESRIRENFAALGVSLDSGDVEAINALDRSANGEGRIGADPAVSDFA; translated from the coding sequence ATGACTCTTTCACCTACCTTGACCTTTAATGACGGAAACACCATCCCCCAGCTCGGCTACGGCGTGTGGCAGGTTGAGGATGGCGTGGCTGAAAAGGTGGTCCGCCAAGCGTTTGAAGCGGGCTACCGCCACATCGATACCGCCAAGATCTACGGCAACGAGGCGGGCGTGGGCCGGGCGATCGCCAGTTCCGGGCTGTCCCCGGAGCAGCTCTTCATCACCACCAAGCTCTGGAACGCAGACCAGGGATATGAGTCCACGCTGGCCGCCTTCGAGGAATCCATGGACAGGCTCGGGCTGGAGACCCTGGACCTTTACCTGATCCACTGGATGCAGCCCAAGCAGGACAAGTACGTGGACACCTGGAAGGCCCTGATCGAGCTGCAGAAGCGCGGCCGGGTCAAGTCCATTGGTGTTTCGAACTTCACTGTCGAGGGCCTGCAGCGGCTCATCGACGAGACCGGCGTGGTTCCGGCCATCCACCAGATCGAGCTCCACCCGTACTTCAGCCAGCGGGAACTGCGTGAGTTCGGCGCGGCCAACGGGATTTTGACGCAGGCCTGGTCACCGCTGGGCCAGGGCGGCGAGCTGCTGGACGACGGAACGGTCGCCTCGATCGCAGCCAAGCACGGCGCCACGCCTGCGCAGGTTGTCATTGCCTGGCACCTCGCAATCGGCAACGTGGTGATCCCCAAGTCCGTCACCGAGTCCCGGATCCGGGAAAACTTCGCAGCGCTCGGGGTCAGCCTGGATTCCGGCGACGTCGAGGCCATCAACGCGCTGGACCGCTCCGCCAACGGCGAAGGCCGCATCGGCGCGGACCCCGCAGTTTCCGACTTCGCTTAG
- the comJ gene encoding competence protein ComJ — translation MDAEFNLFTDYHQFTVSDSTADFSDLWAKWTDETIESMFVQGDRYVAVGTARDFNAPVLLRLDSERSFIGSVDRVMTGILEVPSGVVEVSGPTDNGMSGGKVEVPPGTYRVEVQYFNLESIDNDGIEGDDRYMVTLTRADGQTE, via the coding sequence ATGGACGCCGAATTCAACCTCTTCACCGATTACCACCAGTTCACGGTCTCGGACTCGACCGCGGACTTCTCGGATCTTTGGGCGAAATGGACGGACGAAACCATCGAATCCATGTTCGTCCAGGGCGACCGCTATGTCGCCGTGGGCACAGCGCGCGATTTCAACGCACCCGTTCTGCTCCGCCTCGACTCGGAGCGGTCATTCATCGGCAGCGTGGACAGGGTCATGACGGGAATCCTGGAGGTCCCCAGCGGAGTGGTGGAGGTATCGGGACCCACGGACAACGGCATGAGCGGCGGAAAGGTGGAGGTGCCACCGGGCACCTACCGGGTGGAGGTGCAGTACTTCAACCTGGAATCGATCGATAACGACGGCATCGAAGGGGACGACCGCTACATGGTCACCCTGACGAGGGCGGACGGACAAACCGAGTAA
- a CDS encoding DUF416 family protein: MLTEVYDEAALKERLSHLDKRAKTAFAAACADSLVPLQERYWRRAEESANESRARDILDSVWGAVSKDNAVVSSLASEAAAFGPTDDEPWLFDMGYAQNAAAALAYAIRTWLSDDAQEAAWAARQVYEAAEYSCSQPDMGSDELLVRKISDISAQNAGLDSSAGMQSALAFLDQALKICEATPSSWDQLQRLARSAGQSWASSFR; the protein is encoded by the coding sequence TTGTTAACAGAGGTTTACGACGAGGCGGCCCTGAAGGAGCGGCTTTCACACCTCGATAAGAGAGCCAAGACGGCCTTCGCTGCGGCATGCGCGGATAGCCTGGTTCCCCTGCAGGAGCGCTACTGGCGCAGGGCTGAAGAAAGCGCCAATGAATCGCGGGCACGAGACATCCTCGACTCCGTCTGGGGCGCTGTTTCCAAAGACAATGCCGTCGTCAGCTCGTTGGCTTCCGAAGCCGCCGCATTCGGACCTACGGATGACGAGCCATGGTTGTTTGATATGGGGTACGCGCAAAACGCCGCTGCTGCACTGGCGTACGCGATCAGGACATGGCTGTCTGATGACGCTCAGGAGGCCGCGTGGGCCGCACGGCAGGTTTACGAAGCAGCCGAATACTCGTGCAGCCAGCCCGACATGGGCTCGGACGAGTTGCTCGTCCGCAAGATCAGCGACATTTCGGCCCAGAATGCGGGCCTCGATTCATCGGCGGGCATGCAATCTGCCTTGGCCTTTCTTGATCAAGCCCTCAAGATTTGCGAGGCCACGCCATCTTCCTGGGACCAGTTGCAGCGACTGGCGCGGTCGGCGGGCCAGTCGTGGGCCTCCTCGTTCAGATAG
- a CDS encoding phosphodiester glycosidase family protein, translated as MTAEGRQTASLGLSIKEAADVATSLGMVEAINLDGGGSTTMAVGGQVVNNSSDASGERPVDDAILVLPRRKD; from the coding sequence GTGACCGCCGAGGGACGCCAGACGGCATCCCTTGGGCTGAGCATCAAAGAAGCGGCAGACGTGGCCACGTCGCTGGGCATGGTGGAGGCAATCAACCTCGACGGCGGCGGATCCACCACCATGGCCGTGGGAGGGCAGGTCGTCAACAATTCCTCCGACGCATCGGGCGAACGTCCTGTAGACGACGCAATCCTCGTCCTCCCCCGCCGCAAGGACTGA